In one Candidatus Leptovillus gracilis genomic region, the following are encoded:
- a CDS encoding type II secretion system F family protein produces MTAKITAFDQQIPTLLRYLENGLRSGHSVRQCLEMIARDLPEPAADEVQQVMAELDGGTAVPAALHNWLNRTPSEDLNLVVATFLVQFETGGNLADKFNLLGQIMAKRIRLT; encoded by the coding sequence ATGACAGCAAAAATCACCGCATTCGATCAACAGATTCCAACGTTGCTTCGCTATCTGGAGAATGGGCTGCGCTCCGGCCATTCGGTGCGGCAATGCCTGGAGATGATTGCCCGCGACCTGCCGGAACCGGCCGCCGACGAGGTGCAGCAGGTAATGGCGGAGTTAGATGGCGGCACGGCCGTACCCGCAGCATTGCACAACTGGCTAAACCGAACGCCCAGCGAAGACCTAAACCTGGTGGTTGCCACCTTCCTGGTCCAATTTGAAACCGGTGGCAACCTGGCCGACAAATTCAACCTGCTTGGTCAGATTATGGCCAAACGGATTCGTCTGACCTGA
- a CDS encoding NUDIX domain-containing protein, whose protein sequence is MFDTLSALPAAQRWRQQPFPAPIVVAIIRRQQLGAEPCYLLIQRQATTYRGQWALVGGKWDFGETLATAVTREVREETGLLADFVALRGVVSERVVPPADDLPGAHFLLLVCELSAPEGTAVEQTEGAVGWFTPTDISALHSQQAIIPSDFAMLHRFAGASDPSIHIEAEMVSAIGGATPYPTELRRFEEI, encoded by the coding sequence ATGTTTGATACGTTGTCTGCGTTACCGGCCGCGCAGCGTTGGCGGCAGCAGCCTTTTCCGGCTCCCATTGTTGTGGCGATTATCCGGCGGCAGCAGTTGGGCGCAGAGCCGTGTTACTTGCTGATTCAGCGCCAGGCAACGACGTACCGGGGGCAGTGGGCGCTGGTGGGTGGAAAATGGGACTTTGGCGAGACGCTGGCAACGGCCGTTACCCGTGAGGTGCGCGAGGAGACCGGGTTGTTGGCCGATTTTGTCGCCCTGCGCGGTGTGGTCAGCGAGCGTGTGGTTCCGCCGGCCGACGATTTACCAGGCGCCCATTTTTTGCTGTTGGTGTGCGAGCTGTCTGCGCCAGAAGGCACGGCCGTTGAACAGACCGAAGGCGCAGTTGGCTGGTTTACCCCAACGGACATCAGCGCACTCCATTCACAGCAAGCCATCATCCCCAGCGATTTTGCCATGCTGCACCGCTTCGCCGGGGCATCAGACCCATCCATTCACATCGAAGCGGAAATGGTTTCCGCCATTGGCGGCGCAACACCTTATCCCACCGAACTGCGCCGCTTTGAAGAAATATGA
- a CDS encoding methyltransferase domain-containing protein — translation MNTSEKLSQALWRIYNRPDQPTPWAYGGNLPWNDPDFSARMLREHLDQSHGAASRRTPERQIQLDWLWAALNLQPGARVLDATCGPGLYAVDLARRGCLVTGIDFSPSSIAYARQLALNEGVGDRCAFIEQDVRRYDAPVGLFDAALFLYGQLSVFKAEETAALLRQLAGALKPGGKLAVELLDPNQLDKQNSTWWFTDDSGLWGDQPFLHLGERIWYEAAQIALERFQILHLETGALDEVQLCDQAYSPERMMRMMQEAGFTAVTHHPAWANLPLYDAAEWIVYLATK, via the coding sequence ATGAATACATCTGAAAAACTCAGTCAGGCGCTGTGGCGCATTTATAACCGGCCGGATCAGCCCACTCCCTGGGCTTATGGTGGCAATTTACCCTGGAACGACCCGGACTTTTCGGCGCGGATGCTGCGCGAACACCTGGATCAGAGCCATGGCGCGGCCTCGCGCCGCACGCCAGAGCGCCAGATTCAGTTGGATTGGTTATGGGCGGCGCTGAACTTGCAGCCCGGCGCGCGCGTGCTAGACGCCACCTGTGGCCCTGGCTTGTACGCCGTAGACCTGGCCCGGCGCGGCTGCCTGGTGACAGGCATTGATTTTAGCCCATCATCCATCGCCTATGCCCGGCAGTTGGCCTTGAATGAAGGCGTCGGCGACCGCTGCGCTTTCATCGAACAAGATGTGCGCCGCTATGATGCGCCAGTTGGCTTGTTTGACGCCGCTTTGTTTTTGTACGGCCAGCTTTCGGTGTTTAAGGCGGAAGAGACGGCGGCGCTGCTGCGGCAGTTAGCCGGGGCGTTAAAACCGGGTGGCAAACTGGCGGTAGAACTGCTGGATCCAAACCAACTAGACAAACAAAACAGCACGTGGTGGTTCACCGACGATTCCGGGTTGTGGGGCGACCAACCGTTCTTGCATCTAGGCGAACGTATCTGGTACGAGGCAGCGCAGATCGCCCTGGAGCGCTTCCAAATTTTGCACCTGGAGACGGGCGCGTTGGACGAAGTGCAGTTGTGCGACCAGGCGTACAGCCCGGAAAGGATGATGAGGATGATGCAAGAGGCGGGATTTACGGCCGTTACCCACCACCCCGCCTGGGCTAATCTACCACTCTACGACGCGGCGGAGTGGATCGTTTATCTTGCTACAAAATAA
- a CDS encoding YihY/virulence factor BrkB family protein has protein sequence MKYLQIVFELIREAAQKWSDDKASIFAAALAYYTIFSLAPILVLAVAIASRVLQQTNVQEMILNLAAENLGQGVADFLAELLPSMVLNSSSVPATIISLGILIWGATGVFNHLKRALNAIWGVEPHPQTGFGGIIYFAKTRLSAFILVLGIGFLLIVMVLANTIISILNGLLDDYVPQVAAITQSGMTTFLIMLLLSTMLFAIIFRTLPDARVAWRDVWLGALVTAVLFTTGNFLISIYLRYSSPASAYGAAGSLVVALLYIYYSAQIFFFGAEFTQVYANRYGSKVRPAGNAVAVRRQRIEDLPPPPEPPMPLIVCQTPPGDSPLRQRAKQAGFGLLGLAAGLFVGFIASLRRER, from the coding sequence ATGAAGTATCTGCAGATAGTGTTTGAACTGATTCGTGAGGCGGCGCAGAAATGGAGCGACGACAAAGCCTCCATTTTTGCGGCGGCATTGGCTTATTACACCATATTTTCCCTGGCGCCGATTTTGGTGTTGGCGGTTGCTATTGCCAGCCGCGTATTGCAGCAAACCAACGTCCAGGAGATGATTTTGAATCTGGCGGCGGAAAATCTGGGGCAAGGTGTGGCCGATTTTTTGGCTGAGCTGCTGCCGAGCATGGTGCTAAATTCATCCAGCGTTCCGGCAACCATCATCAGCCTGGGGATATTAATTTGGGGCGCGACGGGGGTATTTAACCATCTCAAACGGGCGTTAAACGCCATCTGGGGTGTGGAACCTCATCCGCAAACTGGTTTTGGTGGGATCATTTACTTTGCTAAGACCAGGTTGTCGGCTTTTATATTGGTGCTGGGGATTGGCTTTCTGTTGATTGTCATGGTGTTAGCCAACACCATTATTTCTATTTTGAATGGCTTACTGGATGATTATGTACCGCAGGTCGCGGCGATTACCCAAAGTGGCATGACGACTTTCTTGATTATGTTGTTGTTGTCTACCATGTTGTTTGCGATTATTTTTCGCACGCTGCCGGATGCGCGGGTGGCCTGGCGGGATGTGTGGCTGGGGGCGTTGGTAACGGCCGTTCTCTTTACCACCGGTAATTTTCTGATCAGCATCTATCTGCGGTACAGCAGCCCCGCTTCCGCCTATGGCGCGGCCGGGTCGCTGGTGGTAGCGCTGCTCTACATCTACTATTCGGCGCAGATATTCTTTTTTGGCGCGGAGTTTACCCAGGTATATGCCAATCGGTATGGCTCCAAGGTGCGGCCGGCCGGTAATGCTGTAGCTGTGCGCCGCCAGCGGATTGAAGATTTGCCGCCGCCGCCGGAACCGCCCATGCCGCTGATTGTCTGCCAAACGCCACCCGGCGATTCTCCTCTGCGCCAGCGGGCCAAGCAGGCAGGGTTCGGTTTGTTGGGGTTGGCCGCCGGGCTGTTTGTCGGCTTCATCGCCAGCCTGCGCCGCGAAAGATAA